In Persicimonas caeni, a single window of DNA contains:
- a CDS encoding PSP1 domain-containing protein yields the protein MTTTTTDNTAHDKTGGEPFGGKKRLYNVVQAKFRTNFIKHDFDARELQLYPGDQVIVETDRGPAIAKITGHVQRKLLPTGSIQRVLRKANDGDVRHADKNEERERDAYRFCIERIRARNLPMKLIRAQYMHDGSKIVFYFSADGRIDFRDLVKDLAHRFRTRIEMHQIGVRDGARMLGGIGPCGRELCCSTFLQEFSPVSIRMAKQQGLTLNPSKVSGMCGRLMCCLVYEQQMYRRMKKSLPRAGQKAQTAMGVGEIIDLDVINRRVTIKLHDENRQLFPVDEIEIIDAKKLDETVDTPPDERHERYLWNDDAPGSVEFVGIPDLAADGGQESSNNKQKKSGKKSRRRGSRRRKRGKRGKRGGRGKKK from the coding sequence ATGACCACCACGACCACCGACAACACAGCCCACGACAAGACCGGCGGCGAGCCGTTCGGCGGCAAAAAGCGCCTCTACAACGTCGTGCAGGCCAAATTTCGCACGAACTTCATCAAGCACGACTTCGACGCCCGCGAGCTGCAGCTCTACCCGGGCGACCAGGTCATCGTCGAAACCGACCGCGGCCCGGCCATCGCCAAGATCACCGGCCACGTGCAGCGAAAGCTCTTGCCCACCGGCAGCATCCAGCGCGTGCTGCGCAAGGCCAACGACGGCGACGTGCGCCACGCCGACAAAAACGAAGAGCGCGAGCGCGACGCCTACCGATTCTGCATCGAGCGCATCCGGGCACGAAACCTGCCCATGAAGCTCATCCGCGCTCAGTACATGCACGACGGCTCGAAGATCGTCTTCTACTTCAGCGCCGACGGCCGCATCGACTTTCGCGACCTGGTCAAAGACCTCGCCCACCGCTTCCGCACCCGCATCGAGATGCACCAGATCGGCGTGCGCGACGGCGCCCGCATGCTCGGCGGCATCGGCCCGTGCGGGCGCGAGCTGTGCTGCAGCACCTTCTTGCAGGAGTTCTCCCCGGTCTCGATTCGCATGGCCAAACAGCAGGGCTTGACGCTCAACCCCTCGAAGGTCTCGGGCATGTGCGGCCGCCTGATGTGCTGCCTCGTCTACGAGCAGCAGATGTACCGGCGCATGAAGAAGTCGTTGCCGCGGGCCGGCCAAAAGGCACAGACCGCCATGGGCGTGGGCGAAATCATCGACCTCGACGTCATCAACCGGCGGGTCACCATCAAGCTGCATGACGAGAACCGCCAACTCTTCCCAGTCGACGAAATCGAGATCATCGACGCCAAGAAGCTCGACGAAACCGTCGACACCCCGCCCGACGAGCGCCACGAGCGCTACCTTTGGAACGACGATGCCCCAGGCAGCGTCGAATTCGTCGGCATCCCCGACCTGGCTGCCGACGGCGGCCAAGAATCGTCTAACAACAAGCAGAAGAAATCGGGCAAAAAGTCGCGACGCCGCGGCTCCCGGCGCCGCAAACGCGGCAAACGCGGCAAACGCGGCGGTCGCGGCAAGAAGAAGTAG
- a CDS encoding TatD family hydrolase, with protein MPLIDTHAHLDFPKLQDRFDEVLQNARDAGVERIVTIGASRGLDSNYRALDIAKEHDWIRCTAGIHPHDAEQATEEVVETIRREFSEHDQVVGIGETGLDYYYDNAPVEQQKWAFRQFLEMSKEVDKPVIIHSRDADEDTIALLEETGVTGGILHCFTGSRWMAERLFELDFYLSFSGIVTFNSAKELLEIACDTPEDRILVETDSPYLAPVPNRGKTNEPAYVRHTAQKIADARGITLDELESFVWDNAARVFDWT; from the coding sequence ATGCCGTTAATCGACACACACGCACATCTCGATTTTCCGAAACTCCAAGATCGCTTCGACGAGGTCCTGCAGAACGCACGCGACGCCGGCGTCGAGCGCATCGTGACCATCGGGGCCAGCCGCGGGCTCGACAGCAACTACCGCGCGCTCGACATCGCCAAAGAGCACGACTGGATTCGCTGCACCGCCGGCATCCACCCGCACGACGCCGAGCAGGCCACCGAGGAGGTCGTCGAGACCATCCGCCGCGAGTTCTCCGAGCACGACCAGGTCGTGGGCATCGGCGAGACCGGCCTCGACTACTACTACGACAACGCGCCGGTCGAGCAGCAGAAGTGGGCCTTTCGCCAATTCCTCGAGATGTCCAAAGAGGTCGACAAGCCGGTCATCATCCACAGCCGCGACGCCGACGAGGACACCATCGCCCTGCTCGAGGAGACCGGCGTCACCGGCGGCATCCTGCACTGCTTCACCGGCAGCCGCTGGATGGCCGAGCGCCTCTTCGAGCTCGACTTCTACCTGTCCTTCTCGGGCATCGTGACCTTCAACAGCGCCAAAGAGCTGCTCGAGATCGCCTGCGACACCCCCGAGGACCGCATCCTCGTCGAAACCGACTCGCCCTACCTCGCCCCGGTCCCCAACCGCGGCAAGACCAACGAGCCGGCTTACGTACGCCACACCGCCCAAAAGATCGCCGACGCCCGCGGCATCACCCTCGACGAGCTCGAAAGCTTCGTATGGGACAACGCGGCGCGTGTCTTTGATTGGACGTGA
- the metG gene encoding methionine--tRNA ligase, which produces MANFYITTPIYYVNGAPHIGHAYTTIVADVFARHYRQRGDDVFFLTGTDEHGLKIQRAAEDRGIEPQELVDENSAKFRDLFEKLELSHDRFIRTTDADHKETVLEMIRRMKESGDIYLDTYEGWYSASDEAYYAEDEIEDGKAVATGSEVEWVEEASYFFKLSKYQDQLIEWYDSDTVPVRPKARRNEVRAFVDGGLKDLSISRTTFDWGIPFPDDPEHVLYVWVDALTNYLSGVGGFDEAGETGGFWPCDVHLIGKDILRFHAVYWPAFLLSAGVDLPKQVFAHGWWTVEGEKMSKSKGNWIDAFELADEYPLDLLRYFMVREIPLGSDGNFVQERIVERNNSELADNLGNLVNRTTKMVQSFIDGEVPAYTETQNEHDVALRKAADVILATVRDAMNKREPHNALDAIMSFAKDLNQYIQTTQPWKYNKEGDIERVQHILYHALEGIRWVAVLASAFVPDAAQKILGALQLTSDDDLQLASLKWGGLPAGNTVETPDVLFDKIDLEAIAKEEEQTKMVEKKQKKSKGKKGDSEKTGLVEFGDFMNIELRVGRIESAEKVEGADKLLKLSADVGEDNNRTIVAGLAKSWDPSDLEGKQVAMVTNLKPAKLFGIKSEAMVLAAETDEGKLELAFFSENVKPGTRIS; this is translated from the coding sequence ATGGCGAATTTCTACATCACCACTCCGATCTATTACGTCAACGGCGCGCCGCATATCGGCCACGCCTACACGACCATCGTCGCCGACGTCTTCGCGCGCCACTACCGGCAGCGCGGTGACGACGTCTTCTTCTTGACCGGCACCGACGAGCACGGCCTCAAGATCCAGCGCGCCGCCGAAGACCGCGGCATCGAGCCCCAAGAGCTGGTCGACGAGAACTCGGCGAAGTTCCGCGACCTGTTCGAGAAGCTCGAGCTGAGCCACGACCGGTTCATCCGCACCACCGATGCGGACCACAAAGAGACGGTCCTGGAGATGATTCGGCGCATGAAGGAGTCGGGCGACATCTACCTCGACACCTACGAGGGGTGGTACTCGGCCTCCGACGAGGCGTATTACGCCGAAGACGAGATCGAAGACGGCAAGGCCGTCGCCACCGGCTCGGAGGTCGAGTGGGTCGAGGAGGCGAGCTACTTCTTCAAGCTGAGCAAATACCAAGACCAGCTCATCGAGTGGTACGACAGCGACACGGTCCCGGTGCGCCCCAAGGCGCGTCGCAACGAAGTGCGCGCCTTCGTCGACGGCGGCCTCAAGGACCTGTCCATCAGCCGCACGACCTTCGACTGGGGCATCCCGTTCCCCGACGACCCCGAGCACGTGCTGTACGTGTGGGTCGACGCGCTGACCAACTACCTGAGCGGCGTGGGCGGCTTCGACGAGGCCGGCGAGACCGGCGGGTTCTGGCCGTGCGACGTCCACCTCATCGGCAAAGACATCCTGCGCTTCCACGCCGTCTACTGGCCTGCCTTTCTCCTCAGCGCCGGCGTCGACCTGCCCAAGCAGGTCTTCGCTCACGGTTGGTGGACCGTCGAGGGCGAGAAGATGAGCAAGTCGAAGGGCAACTGGATCGACGCCTTCGAACTGGCCGACGAGTACCCGCTCGACCTTCTTCGCTACTTTATGGTGCGCGAGATCCCGCTGGGCAGCGACGGCAACTTCGTCCAGGAGCGCATCGTCGAGCGCAACAACAGCGAGCTCGCCGACAACCTTGGCAACCTCGTCAACCGCACCACCAAGATGGTCCAGAGCTTCATCGACGGTGAGGTGCCCGCGTACACCGAGACGCAGAACGAGCACGACGTGGCCCTTCGCAAGGCCGCCGACGTCATCCTGGCGACCGTGCGCGACGCCATGAACAAGCGCGAGCCGCACAACGCGCTCGACGCCATCATGAGCTTCGCCAAGGACCTCAACCAGTACATCCAGACCACCCAGCCCTGGAAGTACAACAAAGAAGGTGACATCGAGCGCGTCCAGCACATCCTGTACCACGCCCTCGAAGGCATCCGCTGGGTCGCCGTGCTCGCCTCGGCGTTCGTACCCGATGCCGCGCAGAAGATTCTGGGCGCCCTGCAGCTCACGAGCGACGACGACCTGCAGCTCGCCTCGCTCAAGTGGGGCGGCCTGCCGGCCGGAAACACGGTGGAGACCCCGGACGTTCTGTTCGACAAGATCGACCTCGAGGCCATCGCCAAAGAGGAAGAGCAGACCAAAATGGTCGAGAAGAAGCAGAAGAAGTCCAAGGGCAAGAAGGGAGACTCCGAGAAGACCGGCCTGGTCGAGTTCGGCGACTTCATGAATATCGAACTTCGCGTCGGGCGCATCGAGTCGGCCGAGAAGGTCGAGGGCGCCGACAAGCTCCTGAAGCTGTCGGCCGACGTCGGCGAAGACAACAACCGCACCATCGTCGCCGGCCTGGCCAAGAGCTGGGACCCGAGCGACCTCGAGGGCAAGCAGGTGGCCATGGTCACCAACCTCAAGCCCGCCAAGCTCTTCGGCATCAAGAGCGAGGCGATGGTGCTCGCCGCCGAGACCGACGAAGGCAAGCTGGAGCTGGCGTTCTTCTCCGAGAACGTCAAGCCGGGCACTCGCATCTCGTAA
- a CDS encoding Do family serine endopeptidase, with product MTGTLKRRISRLLLSGLVATALSLGATTSFAQDDQAPDEVWVEESSHQGIDPNAPLRFSSLSKLAEKLSPSVVNIIVSYGQSDEIERLLGKGEWSGGPTSMAQGTGFIIHPDGYILTNNHVVESASAIKIKLLDKTEYAARVVGMDPDTDVALLKIDTERKLPAIALGDSDRVKVGEHVLAIGNPLGLSHTVTTGIVSALGRRDLGIDNDAYAEFIQTDASINPGNSGGPLIGLSGEVIGMNTAINRNGQGIGFAIPINMVKKLLPHLANHGYVVRSWLGIRVQELDKKLAATFGLDKPTGALVTEVVNNSPAAKGGVKAGDVILEFDGAPLKSSDKLPWLASTAGAGKTVDVKLLRGKKQMKLDIKLEKLPDQDHPNIPSFDASNASAPKSAEFGVSVKALTDSLARQLGASSTDGVVVTNVGSQSAAHGAGLRQRDVITEVGEDKVTDSKEFDKAIKAFERGDVVRLKVVRGGRVVYIAVTR from the coding sequence ATGACTGGCACCCTAAAACGGCGAATCTCCCGGCTCTTGCTCTCCGGCCTCGTGGCGACCGCGTTGTCCCTCGGCGCGACGACCTCGTTCGCCCAGGACGACCAGGCGCCCGACGAGGTGTGGGTCGAAGAGTCGTCGCACCAGGGCATCGACCCCAACGCCCCGCTGCGCTTCTCGAGCCTGTCGAAGCTCGCCGAGAAGCTCAGCCCGTCGGTGGTCAATATCATCGTCAGCTACGGGCAGAGCGACGAAATCGAGCGCCTCCTGGGCAAAGGCGAATGGTCTGGCGGGCCGACTTCGATGGCCCAGGGCACCGGCTTCATCATCCATCCCGACGGCTATATCCTGACCAACAACCACGTCGTCGAGAGCGCGAGCGCCATCAAGATCAAGCTGCTCGACAAGACCGAGTACGCCGCCCGCGTGGTGGGCATGGACCCCGACACCGACGTCGCCCTGCTCAAGATCGACACCGAGCGCAAGCTGCCCGCCATCGCGCTGGGCGACAGCGACCGCGTCAAGGTCGGCGAGCACGTGCTGGCCATCGGCAACCCGCTGGGGCTGAGCCACACGGTGACCACCGGCATCGTCAGCGCACTGGGACGCCGCGATCTGGGCATCGACAACGACGCCTACGCCGAATTCATCCAGACCGACGCCTCCATCAACCCGGGCAACTCGGGCGGCCCGCTCATCGGGCTCTCCGGCGAGGTCATCGGCATGAACACCGCCATCAACCGCAACGGCCAGGGGATCGGCTTTGCCATCCCCATCAACATGGTCAAAAAGCTCTTACCCCACCTGGCCAATCACGGCTACGTGGTGCGCAGTTGGTTGGGCATCCGGGTCCAAGAACTCGACAAAAAGCTCGCCGCTACCTTCGGCCTCGACAAACCGACCGGCGCGCTGGTGACCGAGGTCGTCAACAACAGCCCGGCGGCCAAAGGCGGGGTCAAAGCCGGCGACGTCATCCTCGAGTTCGACGGCGCCCCGTTGAAGTCGAGCGACAAGCTCCCCTGGCTCGCCTCCACCGCAGGCGCCGGCAAGACGGTCGACGTCAAATTGCTCCGCGGCAAAAAGCAGATGAAGCTCGACATCAAGCTCGAAAAACTCCCCGACCAGGATCACCCCAATATCCCCAGCTTCGACGCCAGCAACGCCAGCGCCCCCAAGAGCGCTGAATTCGGCGTCTCGGTCAAAGCCCTGACCGACTCGCTCGCCCGCCAATTGGGCGCCAGCAGCACCGACGGCGTCGTCGTCACCAACGTCGGCTCTCAATCGGCCGCCCACGGCGCCGGCCTTCGCCAACGCGACGTCATCACCGAGGTCGGCGAAGACAAGGTGACCGACTCCAAAGAGTTCGACAAAGCGATCAAAGCCTTCGAGCGCGGCGACGTCGTACGCCTGAAGGTCGTGCGCGGCGGACGCGTCGTTTATATCGCGGTGACGCGATAG
- the holB gene encoding DNA polymerase III subunit delta', which produces MLHWSQIRGQERPLDILKTALNTGRVHHAYLFTGLQGVGKFLTAQTFAAVVNCAHRPEGEFRDACGECSSCRKIDGRQHPDVLFVEPEKGRIKIAQIREIQKAAMKAPYEGRFRIVLIDDAHTMTEEAANALLKTLEEPSKRMRLILVTDQPHGLLDTIISRCQVLRFGALEESDVVELLDELLEENEDIERPDAKLLEVAAGYGEGSVGRTFAVVESGMLDARREFVEQIVNLPAGQPVPLLDLAEELSSNKNELERKLDVLKLFLRDVMLYKAAGNADRLINTDLVDLVASYSDRVSLDELLGLLDEIREAQRLLMRNVHAQLITENLLGNFRRHGASA; this is translated from the coding sequence GTGCTGCACTGGTCGCAAATTCGGGGGCAAGAACGCCCGCTCGACATCTTGAAGACGGCCCTCAACACCGGCCGCGTCCACCACGCGTACCTGTTCACCGGTCTGCAGGGGGTCGGCAAATTCTTGACCGCCCAGACCTTCGCGGCCGTGGTCAACTGCGCCCACCGCCCCGAGGGCGAGTTCCGCGACGCCTGCGGCGAATGCAGTAGCTGCCGCAAGATCGACGGCCGCCAGCACCCCGACGTCCTCTTCGTCGAGCCCGAGAAGGGGCGCATCAAGATCGCCCAGATCCGCGAGATCCAGAAAGCCGCCATGAAGGCGCCTTACGAGGGGCGCTTTCGCATCGTCCTCATCGACGACGCTCACACGATGACCGAAGAGGCGGCCAACGCGCTGTTGAAGACGCTCGAAGAGCCCTCCAAGCGCATGCGCCTCATCCTCGTGACCGACCAGCCCCACGGCCTGCTCGATACGATCATCTCGCGCTGCCAGGTGCTGCGCTTCGGCGCGCTCGAAGAATCGGACGTCGTCGAGCTGCTCGACGAGCTCCTCGAAGAGAACGAGGACATCGAGCGCCCCGACGCCAAGCTGCTGGAGGTCGCCGCCGGCTACGGCGAGGGGAGCGTCGGGCGCACCTTCGCGGTGGTCGAGTCGGGCATGCTCGACGCCCGGCGCGAGTTCGTCGAGCAGATCGTCAACCTGCCCGCCGGCCAACCCGTCCCTCTGCTGGACCTGGCCGAAGAGCTGAGCTCGAACAAAAACGAGCTCGAGCGCAAGCTCGACGTCCTCAAGCTCTTTTTGCGCGACGTCATGCTCTATAAGGCCGCCGGCAACGCCGATCGGCTCATCAACACCGACCTGGTCGACCTCGTCGCCTCCTACAGCGACCGCGTCTCCCTCGACGAGCTCCTCGGACTCCTCGATGAAATCCGCGAGGCCCAACGCTTGTTGATGCGAAACGTGCACGCCCAGCTCATCACCGAGAACCTGCTGGGCAACTTCCGACGCCACGGCGCGTCGGCCTGA
- a CDS encoding HEAT repeat domain-containing protein, producing the protein MTQSRLADISNPKTRLSEFELRLREGSDTQVRRTLLEAMADSYPPLRHQAALASADRDDETFDEALRSLVVGEPEGAVAQAGELGVEPSAIPTPDAPFREAACLALRTSHNPRTVSALLHAGTDDSPDVRYQALVSLHELDASGDAFGELVASRLDDEDPEVVVVAAQITAQHGWTQNTAKLLEQWRELGGTDKLQIALSLSELHTQHGAEVPGEVLDAITDELIAALEEEETIAAASQALVQLRSERAVDALENVVKRWFAHPILKVEAAGALHELGKASGTAHLEKSLNSSRKDARGYALRLVGRLRISEYFDELDRVARSDDYHADTAVLALADYGGQQARAVLEDVVKKHSDSEVRELAKQALQNSDALRNP; encoded by the coding sequence ATGACCCAATCCCGCCTCGCCGATATCTCCAACCCGAAGACGCGGCTCTCCGAATTCGAGCTGCGTCTTCGGGAGGGCTCCGACACTCAGGTGCGACGCACCTTGCTCGAGGCGATGGCGGATTCCTATCCGCCGCTTCGCCACCAAGCCGCTCTGGCCAGCGCCGACCGCGACGACGAGACCTTCGACGAGGCGCTTCGCTCGCTCGTGGTCGGCGAGCCCGAAGGCGCCGTGGCACAGGCGGGTGAGCTCGGCGTCGAGCCGAGCGCCATCCCCACGCCCGACGCGCCGTTCCGCGAGGCCGCCTGCCTGGCCCTGCGCACCTCCCACAACCCGAGAACCGTCTCCGCCCTGCTCCACGCAGGCACAGACGACTCGCCCGACGTGCGCTACCAGGCGCTCGTCTCGCTGCACGAGCTCGACGCCTCTGGCGACGCCTTCGGAGAGCTCGTCGCATCGCGCCTCGACGACGAGGACCCCGAGGTCGTCGTGGTCGCCGCTCAGATCACCGCCCAGCACGGCTGGACCCAGAACACCGCCAAGCTGCTCGAGCAGTGGCGCGAGCTCGGGGGCACCGACAAGCTCCAGATCGCCCTGTCGCTCAGCGAATTGCACACCCAACACGGCGCCGAGGTCCCCGGCGAGGTGCTGGACGCCATCACCGACGAGCTCATCGCAGCCCTCGAGGAAGAAGAGACCATCGCCGCGGCGAGTCAGGCGCTGGTGCAGTTGCGCTCCGAGCGCGCCGTCGACGCCCTCGAAAATGTCGTCAAGCGCTGGTTCGCCCACCCGATCCTCAAGGTCGAAGCCGCCGGAGCCCTGCACGAACTGGGCAAGGCCAGCGGCACCGCTCACTTGGAGAAATCGCTCAACAGCAGCCGCAAGGACGCCCGCGGCTACGCCCTGCGGCTGGTCGGACGCCTGCGCATCAGCGAGTATTTCGACGAGCTCGACCGCGTCGCCCGAAGCGACGACTACCACGCCGACACCGCCGTGCTCGCCCTGGCCGACTACGGCGGCCAACAGGCCCGTGCGGTGCTCGAGGATGTCGTCAAAAAGCACAGTGATTCAGAAGTTCGCGAACTTGCAAAGCAGGCCTTGCAGAACAGCGACGCCCTCCGAAACCCCTAA